The Streptomyces venezuelae genomic interval TGATCGGGATAGGCGTGCTCCGGTGATGCCGGTGGTGCCGGTCGATCCGCCGCTTCCGACTGCTCCGACGCGCTCTGCATGGGGTCAGCCTACGGCCGGTGCACGACACCGGCACCGGTCGCGCGGCGGGTGCGTGCCGTGCAAGGTGGGGAGGGCCGAAAGGCGGTCCCGCCCGGGCCGGAGGTCGGCACGAGCATCACGCATCCCGTGAGAGACTGGTCTAGACAACCCGCTTGAGACTTGAAGGGCAACACCATGGCTGAGCGCCGCGTCAACGTCGGCTGGGCCGAGGGCCTCCACGCCCGCCCCGCGTCCATCTTCGTCCGTGCCGCCACGGCTTCCGGCGTTCCGGTGACGATCGCCAAGTCCGACGGCACCCCCGTGAACGCCGCCTCGATGCTCGCGGTGCTCGGCCTGGGCGCGCAGGGCGGCGAGGAGATCGTCCTGGCCTCGGAGGCCGACGGCGCCGAGGCCGCGCTCGACCGTCTCGCGAAGCTGGTGGCCGAGGGCCTCGACGAGCTCCCCGAGACCGTCTGACCCCACTTTCCCGTACGACGAGAACCGCGGCTGCCGAAATTCCGGCGGCCGCGGTTCTCGCGTTTTCGGAGTCTGCATTTCCCGGCATTTCCGGGCAGCACAAAATGGCTCCCCCGAATTACTCTTCTTTGTATACGGTGCGCGCGTTAATTCTGGCCGCTCGCCGTGTTGACGACATGTTGCGAAACCCTCACACGGCCGCGCTC includes:
- a CDS encoding HPr family phosphocarrier protein, with amino-acid sequence MAERRVNVGWAEGLHARPASIFVRAATASGVPVTIAKSDGTPVNAASMLAVLGLGAQGGEEIVLASEADGAEAALDRLAKLVAEGLDELPETV